The sequence gaaatcagcattccttaatggttaaatagatgaagaagtttatatagaacaacctatgggttatgaagttccaGAAAAAGATCActtagtctacaagttgaagaaatcCCTTTATGGGTTGAAGTTTGCTTTGACTCAGTgattgatcattatcttcaggcaTGAAGCTAACATCTTGGAAGAGTTCGTTGGATCCAGCACCTAGGCCCTTCTCTATAGAAATGGATCCAGCCCCAGGCAAGACGCAGTTTTTGCTGGTGTATAAGGACAATATTACTTACTAGAGCACCGGAGAGTGGGTTGTTGACCATTTCAGCGGTATGCCAGATATGTTGAATAATTTCGCATCCAAAACTTTTATATTACCCTTTGTAAAGATTTCCCCCACAAAGATGTACTTCACGTATATTCAAATATAAAAATTTGATATTGTGTAGTGTCTAGTCCTGTACAAAACTGGAGATGTACGATCTTTCTACCATTATAATAGCAACTGGATTAACATCTAGTCTGTGCCAAAAGACCTGTGCTTTGTTTATGATATGTGTGGGGCTTATGGAGCATGCAACAGAAACAATCTTCAATTCTGCAGTTGTCTCGAGGGCTTCCATCCCAGAGACAAACATGCCTGGTATTCACAAGAATGGTGGTTAAGCGGATGCCTTCGCAATAGCTCTCTCCATTGCTCTCCAACCAACAGCACCACTGATGGTTTCTTACAAAAGAGTGACATGGCCTTAGCAGAGAAAGAAGCTGTTCCATATTCACAGTACCCAACTCTATCAGCATGCAGAGCTGCATGTCTGGAAAATTGTTCCTGCACAGCCTTTGATCTCACTAACTCTACTCTTCCCATTTGTAGAATGTGGTTTGGGGATCTGTTCAATATTCGCGTTGCATCAAACAGCCAGCCCGTCTTCCTTCGCATGGCTGCTTCTCAGTTGGGACAGTCCATATCCAGTGGAGGAAAAAAACAAGGATGTGTCCTATTGATTTCACTTCCCGTCGGTGGTGTTTTCGTTCTTGTTTTTGCTTTCCTTGTTATAATCTTTCTTCGGTGGAGGCGTGGAATAGTGGGTAAGGGAGGAGATTCGGAAGCTGACCTGCCTGCTTCCCTGAGAACATTCACTTACAAGGAGCTCCAAATTGCAACCAACAATTTCAGAGATAAGTTAGGGAAAGGAGCATTTGGCTCTGTTTTCAAAGGGGCTCTCCTAGACAATACCCTTGTAGTAGTTAAAAAATTAGAGGGTTCTACACAGGTAGAAAAGCAGTTTCGTGCAGAAATAAGCACCATCGGAAACATACAGCATGTCAATTTGGTCCAGCTTTGTGGATTTTGCACAGAAGGATCTGAAAGGCTGCTGGTTTACGAGTACATGCCCAATGGTTCTCCCAATTCCTTTCTATTCGCTGGATCACAAAGGCTGTTGGATTGGAAGACACGCTTCGAGATCGCTTTAGGCATTGCCAGAGGCTTAGTTTATCTCCACGAGGAATGCAGAGATCTAATCATTCACTCTGATATAAATCCCAAGAACATACTTCTGGATAGCGATTTCAGCGCAAAGGTGGCTGATTTTGGTCTAACAAAGTTGGTGAAGAAGAGATTTCAGCAGGGTTTTGACAAGCATGAGAGGAACTCGAGGTTACATCGCTCCTGAGTGGATCGACGGCTTAGCAATTACTTGCAAGGCAGACGTGTACAGCTTCGGCATGATGGTGTTGGAGATAATATCGGGTCGAAGAAACGTGGACATGAGCGTGAAGGAACAGACAAAGCAGTACTTTCCCTCATGGGTTGCAGCTCAGCTTCAAAAGGGAAACTTGATGGGTATCGTGGACGAAAGAATTGCAGAGCATGCGGATGTTGAGGAGGTGAGAAGAGCTATGCTTGCAAGCTTGGTATGCATTGCACAGGATGAGAATGAGAGGCCAAGCATGGGTCAAGTTCTCCGGATGCTCCAAGGAAAGATGGAGGCTGATACACAGCAAGTCATGAGATCTCTACAGTACCTAGTGGACGTTTATTAGATTCCCATTGTCACCTGTTTTAAAAACCTTTACTTCCTGTTAATTTTTTTAGCTCTTCTTGGCAGGGTGCTTTTTAAGTTAAGGCTTGATTTGAGTAGGAAGTAAACTCGGAGTTTTCCTTCCAGGTGGTTATGTAAGTTATATTCCGTCAGTGAATGTTGTAAATATAGAAGCTTAAAATAAACTTTTTTACGATCTGGTTTGCAGGCAAATTCTGTATATATAACCAGACAATAGATGCTAAATGCGCAAtagtttgaattttaaaaatagcTTAGTTAATATGGGTAGGCTATATTTTTAATGTGTTAAATGTTGACGTTTTATTAAGATTCAATTTACTGAATTTGCTATTCATTTTATGAATATGAATATTCTATTTAGTATATATTATATTCAGGTTATGTTTATAGTTTGTATTAAGATCATAAATTCTTTTAAACATTATCTAAATATAATGAgcgttaaaataaatcatttataaaTTCATGTTAATTATTACTCTTGAAAAATGAAATAATAGATTTGACTGAAAAAAATATAACTTTGAATTACAACAAAAAAATTATAGATTAAATATGAATTGATTGTAtattaatttcaaatttttattataCATTATATTATATGTAATGGATTGTTATCAATGCCTTATAAAGGTTTATATGATAGCTATAGTCTTTATCAAGGGTTGCAAGAGGCAGGTTAAACGTAAGTACAACAAGACATATGGATGAATAGGGATGGAAGCCAGTATTTCTAAATTGTTGTGAAGTTTTCAGGAATAGCATGAAGGATGATAAGAAAGAACAAACTCTCAAATTTTAACAACAAATTAGACACACTTATTGAAAATGGTTTATAGCTAGTGTAGGTAGCTAGCTCCTTCATAAAAGTCCAAGTAAATATTAAGAAGCTCATATAATCTATCAAAGTTAAGTGGAAAAATATTTATGTTTAGTGTGCCAAAATATATTGAATATATATCAAGTCTAGTATCGATAGACACTAATAGCAATTAAACTCCGACATCTTCTATTGTTTTTAATAAATCTAAGAGTAGCCATTAGAAATTCATAAATAGGTATTGGGAGCTTAATGCTATTAAGATTGATAGTTATGTTTACCTATTTACCAAGAGATTTTTAAGGTTAGGAAGACACTTGGAATTAcaatattttacaaaaaaaattgctaTAATGCTTAGGTTCAAATTTTTCATTTCAACAAAATTTAAATATTGTACTATGCAATTTTTATATTGTGATTGCAAGCATGTTGCATGAATTTAAAATTAGACACTATACTATATAGATTGATGAAGTTTACAATATATCAAATTGTAGGCACTAATTTTTTTCCAATGCCTGTAACGACATCTTCTTATCAACAAACtagataattttaatatttaaataggcTAACACCTTTCTTCTAATTCAAAATTAATTTCCCTCATTCttgaataaataattattaatatttaattatgctTTCCTCTAACgttaaaatcatttaattgatttgCTTCTTCACATTAATTAAACAATTTTTATTTGTATAATTAATTTGTATCCTTTTTTTCTATTTTGCagcaattaaataattaattttaatcacGTAATTCATAAATTcctctataattaaataaatacatccaTTTATTGAAATATTCATTTtggttgaaaataaataaatttcatttatcTATTTTCACTTTCCAATTTCCTCTCTCCACTTTTTGTATTTCACTtttgttaaaaataaataattgCTTTATTTATTTCCACTTTTCTCATTTCCCTCCCCActtaaattatttctttttcctcctttttcccactttcaaaattacatcttttcttgaaaataaataattttatttatatttacacTTAACTCATTTTTTCTCTACTTAACATGCTCTCACTCATCATTTCCTCCTCTTTTCAGAATGACAACTTTGGTGTGCACACTCCATCCTCAAATGTCCCCTGTTAATCTCTTGACAAATCTCATCCATTGATTGAAACTGAATCCTCTATATAAATGTCTATCTTCATTCTCATTTCATTGAACGACACACTTAAAAAATTCAAGCAACTatcatattttttttatcttttatgcTTTTATGCACAATCACAATCTGAGAGAAACAATACAATTTCTAGAAGTCGAGAAGAACAATGGAGGTGATTCCAAGGGATGCAAACTTGGTATAATTTTCTATCTattttcataatattttgagttAGTTTCATTCTTCATTATGTAAAATTCGATCTTTAGCCTAAATGTAAGATTTTATGGTTTCCCTTGAGGATTTATACATCTTTTTAAATTTCTAATCATACACTTTGGTGAATCTAATGTGAAATGAAACATTTATTGCACTAGATTTTAAAGATTTTCTTGCAGTTTTCTTCCAAAATCTGTATTATTCTTTCATGTATAGAAATGTTTACATTCAAAATTTTATAAAATGGTTTCTATGTCCTTTATGATAGAGAGTGGTAAAACAAACTTGATTGATATAATCTCATGTAGGTGGGCGCATACACATATATAGGGAGATATATAACTGGTATAATTGTATGATATCCAAACCTATCATAACCGCTAACTATCAATGTAATAGAACATTCCATCGCTATGCCAAAATTCCCTCCGTTATTACATTGTTCCTAAAAATTACCCTAGGGAACCCCCCTTAAGGATTACACAACAAACTTGTTGATTACATTATATAAATACATGTTTTTAGAAGATCTTCTCTTGAAGAAGCAAATCCTAAACCAAGTGAagctccatcaagttgtctcttgAAATATCCCTTGCTAGTTCTAACCTCAAACTGCTGATTAGAGGCTCAAGGAATATCATCAAGCTATTTGCATACAACCTCTATGCTTGCTGGATTTGTCTTTTAGTTTGTTTATGCTTTCTTGGAATGATGTCAAATATAATTGAAATGCTTGCAAATGATGTTTTTGAATGCTTCTAATTATACATGATTGGTTGATAATATAACATAAATGATATACTAACTATTTTTGACCTTTCTCATACATATAAGTGACTGAAATCAACTTGTACATTGATTTAACATATTTTCAAACACTTTCCATGCATCCTAAGATAACCAATATGCACCTACAACAACTAGGCATTAATGCAAACACTTAGCATACATCTTTCAATTCCCGAATGCAAATCTTTATGCCAATTAGTTACAACAATTAAGAATTTTGACAAACAAATGACATGCAACCCTGTATCTCCTTCATTTATATGCTAAACCAAGTATAATGCTGATATACAAATAATCTAAATGCGATGCCAAGTCTCTTGGCTTACAATCAAAGGTCGTTCCAATGACTGATATAAAATGTGCACCTACAATAGTATTGATGGCATCGACCAGATTTATTCCTTTAGACAAATAAAAATCCAAGTAATGAACCTAGAGTAATATGATTTTATAAATCAACGATGCCAAGAGACACCTAGCAACAATGAACATGCCTCCAcaatgaagaatttgaagaaaCACGTCCCTATTGTAGTTGTATATAATCTGCAAATTCAATGCTTGATTTCCTATTGTATAATGGTAGCCAATATGAATGTCGAGGTCTACTATAGATATATCTCCCAATCCTTCAAACCCTAGATGAAATCTTCCACCTATAATCACAAATTGGACTCCTGGATGAAGCCCACAATTATGCAATAATCTCACCTGGTATCTCATAGCCTTAAAATTGCACAAACACTGAAGAGTTGACATTCTCCAATGGTTGGAAGTACTGGAAACCCTTGGTTTCTTCCCACTGCTCAAGAAATAGGAATAACAAATGCTCAATCATAATGAATTCGATCTTTTCTTGGCACTTTATATAATTCTCAAACCTGGTCGATCCCTTCTAGAGACTTCTTAATCATTTAATTGCATTTACTATGTTATAAGCTCGcactttaatattttataaaatccTCCTTGGTATAGgaatcaaaataattaattaaatggttcCCTTTTAATGAGAAATGGACCCTTGAGTTATAAAGTGAAAATATACCATTAAGATATAACTTATGTATTAATATTTAACTTTATTTCATTAAATCTCCCTTATAACATAAAGTccaaatattaatcattattattcacttataattaattattattaaagtataattttaataataactaAAATATCATAACTCCAATAATAACCATTATTTATCAATTCTGTAAATACCATGGGGTAGCCTAATACATCCATTGTTCATCTggatgccttactaaaaatagaaagggtccctcTCAATCAACCACtgacttattataaatagtaagtgtgtgaTTGAGCCAAACAAAGAGTAGTCCTGAACATTGTTGACCTCTGGAATTGAAATAAGCCTCTTGCACTACCAATTGGGACCCTCTAACCATCAGTCTTAGCCTACAAAGGCCAATAATATGCTAATCTAATCATAGACCATATcatcccaaaaaggggacattatagtccccCCCCCcttaaaattgcttgtcctcagtAAATCTTAGAAACAAAATAACACACTAGTCCACCCGAGTCCCAAGGGAAGAACTATGTAATGTCCCTATTGATACCATTTACTTCATGTAACACCAACAGTAGAATAACTAATAGTACTTGCTGAACCAAATCAGTACCAACAACTAGTGTTGTAGGAGTAGATGACTTAAGGGTAAGCAACTTAGAAGGCTGACAAAGTTTACTTCCCAAAACTATGCAAGGTGAACTGCCATACATGCTATCTAACACATGCACAATTGAACTAAGCATCCAAAAGGGGTCATGCACATGGGGATCAAAAATAAAATTGTAGGCACTGCTCACTGTGTAAACACTTGAAAACTCGTCTGCAAACTCTATCTAAAGACCCAATGGACTGGAAGGGTTCTAGATTCTACGATAAATGTTCATCTCAAGTTTGGGGTTAAGAGAGTGATCAACATCTAACTCAAAAAGGGATTATCATAAGACAATATAGCATCTGCCTCAAACAAGGGGTTGTTCACAAAATGAACAATACCTCCATGCTGAACCAAGTCATACAACTCTAAGCCCTTGGAGTCATAAGAGGATGTGAACTTCTCTTGGATCATCTAATGCTCCTTCTCTTGAATTATCTCATGCTCTATCTTCTTGCTCCCCTTACTAACAAGAGAAATAGTACGCAAGCTCCCATGCAAGTGTTTTGTATGAGGCTATATCCACATCACTCACCTCATGGTAAGCAACATCATGTGTACAATCATCAATGCACACATCAACAACTAAGGTACTGTGTACCTCATATGATGGCTCAAAAGACACTATAGAAACTATTGATTTGACAAAGTATTTGCACACTTCCTCTTCCAGAGTAGCTGCATGTCCATCCAAAACCCAGTCCAGGGACTCATTGCCAACTAATGAATTTTCTGATTTATTTTCCAAGGTCTGATTTGCAAAATCAGACTTATCATAATGTGAACCTACATCATGAATCTTATTTTTAGCACCTAAATCTTCACTACCTTCATGTGGCCACAAACTAGAAGCATGTTCCTTAAGTGAAATGCTTGCTACCTCATGATAGTACAAATAATTTTGACTGCTGCTCTACAAAAATCAGAACTGTTAGGGCTTGTATCCTCTGTACATTCCTCATCTTTGATGCTTCCAACTTGCATGCCCAAATTTTTGTCATTTACTAACACATCTACATCATGATTAAGCTCAATAGTTTGGCTACAATGTAAATCAACATGTTTATATGTCTCCTTAATCTCAAAGGCTTCATCATGGGATCTACTTTGTCCTTCCAAATGATGTGACTCATGAATCCCATCATCTTCATGCAACTTGTGCACGTCCAAATCTCCCTCCTTCATGGCTTCCTCTTCAATGCATCCAAGGTCTTCCTCAAGCCCCTTTACCTCATTATCTATGCATTGGTGGTTAGGCTCCCCAAAACCCTTGCAAGTGAAGCATAAACCTTGTCTTCTCATTTCATTCCTACTCATTATGGGAGCTCCTATAACTTGATCATTGTGTTTGGAAGTAGAACCACCTTCATAATTTGATTTAGTAGCTCTACCATACCTGTTCACACTATGCCATTGACTGAATTTTTTCTCTTTAGATGAAATTACCTCCTTATACACCCTCCTAATGTACTTAACTAGTCCAATCCTATCAGGCCTCAAGATAACACAAAAGTTTAGAAAATTATTAAGGGAGTACCATGATTTACAAGTATTTGGCATATTTTGATAGTCCTTAAGGAGTTAAGGAGCTTCCTATTCACATTGTTCCCTCATCTTGACGACATCCTGTTCGATCTCTTACCTAGATTTCCCTACAATATTATATTAACCCATAACTTGAACTTATGAGTGTTGGTTACTCAATTTCCAAATGTGTGAGCTCAATGATTTTGAACCCCAATAGGATGGCATGAAATTTCTTTGATACCACTAAAATATCCCTTGCCAGTTCTGACCTCAAACTGCTGATTAGAGGCTCAAACAATATCATCAAACACTTTACATACAACCTCTATTCTTGTTGGATTTGTGTTTTAATTTGTTTATTCTTTCTCTGAATGTTGTCAAATGTGATTGAAATGCTTGCGAATGATGTTTTTTAATGCTTCTAATGATGCATGATTGCTTGATAATATAACATAAAAGATATACTAACTATTTTTTATCTTTCTCATACATGTAAGTGATTGAAATCAACTTGTACAACAAGTTgacatattgtcaaacactttccATGCATCCTAGGATAACCAATATGCACCTACAACAACTAGGTATTAATGCAAACACTTAGCATGCATATATATTTCAATTCCCAAATGCAAATCTTTATGCCAATTAGTCACTTACAACAATTAAGAATTTTGACAAACAAATGACATGCAATACTATATCTCCTTCATTTATATGCTAAACCAACTATAATGCTGATATACAACTGATCTAAATGCGATGCCAAGTCTCTTGGCTTATAATCAAATGTTCTTCCAATGACTAATATAAAATGTGCACCTACAACACTATTGATGGCAGCAATCAGATTTATTCCTTTAGACAAATAAAAATGCGAGTCATGAACCTGAAGGAATATGTTGTTATAAAATGATGATGCCAAGGGATACGTAGAAACAATGACGATGCCTTCAcaatgaagaatttgaagaaaCATGTCGCTGTTGTAGCTGTAtataatctaaaaattaaatgtttgatttCCTGTTGTATAATGGAAGCCAATATGAATCTCCAAGTCTGGTGTAGATATACCTCCCGATCCTTCAAACCCTAGATTAAATCTTCCACCTATTAGCACAAATTGGATTCCTGGATGAAGCCCACAATCAAGCAATAATGTCAACTAGTATCTCATAGCGTGAAAATTGCACAAACATTGGAAAAAATATTGAGCTAAATTAACTCGCTTCTTGCATAAAATTAAAATATCTATTTATATTTGATTTGAATTAACAAATTTGTATTGGATGTTAGAAAATGTTATTACATTGTTTCACCCCATTAACCTACTACCAATTAGGATAGTTATGGTCTAGTCCTGTTACCAATTATGGGTAGTTATGATGCAGTTTCTATATTGTCgtatattttttttttccatattcatcaaatgatatgaaaatatttttgctctcaTAATTTGTTATAAAAGTTCCATGCTTTAGAAAATATGGTGAAAAAGTGTAGGGCATGTTGGATtattagggagattgttggatttggttgttcattgctgtTGCTACGAtaggttgttgtcattgatgtcaacatattcctattctTTATTCTagagagtttgggaagagtttttgatctGGTTTTGTAGAATCGGGTATTTCAtctagtatattttggtgtgatcagatattgtgctgagactttggattattgtttgggatgaacttgtgtatctttattttagttggttcatgatttggtgctctgtaagTTATCTTTCCTCCTCATGACAATTGTTAATTGGTtctgttcttgagctttgagacgttgaccaatgaagatttgaaaagaggtgttggtgcaactattctggatgattctaacatgcttgttggtgtttcctagtcatatcCTATTTACTTTGGCGATCCAGATTGATCATTGTGTaggtttttggtgatttctatgaaccaatgataatttttgtgttatgcggtatttttggtggtgtagcatgttgcagttgatcttggcgggattttTAGTGGATGTAAATGtctgggaatttgaattaggtccatgctatgtaatgaaaatcataatattggtctggtggtcgatctttgtattgtgcaaTGTGATTTTTATAAATGTTAGTTGAGGGTTGAGGTTTTAGCCAACCATGTTATCAAGGtagatgatttgtatatatagatgagttTCTTATATGTAATTTAGGTGTTCGTATTATTTTTGTAATTATTAGAGGGAGGCGATTGTGCGAAAAAGAGAGTTGCATtcggtgaagtgttgaggtgagattggtgttgcagagtagacaactatgcttaattggaactgtcatcaagaatttgtagatgctatcattgcagttcattccttttggattgtagttcgaatcatattgtaagtcagtgagacttccctgagggttgtagccttctaggcatatatcttttgagtagtgagctctaggaagtgtgcttgaatgcatgtgcattccccattctaatattttcatatactactacaaagtatcatcttactatgggtaggttcccaccatggtttttcccttaactgggttttccacgtcaaaaatattggtgttgtgtgttgtaattttcttatctatttgtttatgtagtttattagtttatgttttgaagtttaatttgttgtgatttgttgaagactgattcacccccccaccccccccccgcctcttagtCCATCTTCTTGAtttctgctaacaattggtattagagctagatcctctggtagaagcttaatcacttgaggagatctaggatggaagctcaaggtattctttttaagaaggacagtctgacgtttgatggaagaaactatactGTGTGGAAGAGATACATGGAGATGCATTT is a genomic window of Cryptomeria japonica chromosome 7, Sugi_1.0, whole genome shotgun sequence containing:
- the LOC131856928 gene encoding G-type lectin S-receptor-like serine/threonine-protein kinase At2g19130, with the protein product MALAEKEAVPYSQYPTLSACRAACLENCSCTAFDLTNSTLPICRMWFGDLFNIRVASNSQPVFLRMAASQLGQSISSGGKKQGCVLLISLPVGGVFVLVFAFLVIIFLRWRRGIVGKGGDSEADLPASLRTFTYKELQIATNNFRDKLGKGAFGSVFKGALLDNTLVVVKKLEGSTQVEKQFRAEISTIGNIQHVNLVQLCGFCTEGSERLLVYEYMPNGSPNSFLFAGSQRLLDWKTRFEIALGIARGLVYLHEECRDLIIHSDINPKNILLDSDFSAKVADFGLTKLVKKRFQQGFDKHERNSRLHRS